Proteins encoded within one genomic window of Acinetobacter sp. YWS30-1:
- the dnaQ gene encoding DNA polymerase III subunit epsilon, with product MSHTITLYVDGACRGNPGLGGWGAYIITEQQEHKICGGEDHTTNNRMELTAAIEGIQFCPKDAKLVIYTDSNYVKQGITEWIHGWKKKNWKDVKNPDLWQKLDATCQSRDIEWHWVKGHAGHPGNEMADQLANQGADETLKKSKSVTAITENKKKSEPDWLLDDPFGLDLVDSEEELEESMEMAEEEMEQTENLETTENTDESASVTSDSTELHPQIVITPPTLELHGPRQLILDTETTGFYYQDGDRIIEVGAIEMINRKLTGSSIHIYINPKKPVGDSVNVHGITDEFLQDKPLFEEISQVLFDYLQGAEIIAHNATFDMNFLDMEFKRAGFVALSEVCEVTDTLAMAKSKHPGQKNSLDALVRRYEIPQRDRTFHGALLDAEILSDVYLAMTGGQVSFDMDALSHTEEQGGSSGTVKIEIELPVILPSDEELAEHEKWVKQFEEKHGTPCLFAK from the coding sequence ATGTCTCACACTATCACGCTATATGTTGATGGCGCCTGTCGCGGCAACCCGGGTTTAGGCGGTTGGGGTGCGTACATAATTACCGAACAGCAGGAACACAAAATTTGCGGTGGCGAAGATCATACCACCAATAATCGCATGGAGCTGACCGCGGCGATCGAAGGCATCCAGTTCTGTCCGAAAGATGCCAAGCTGGTCATTTATACCGATTCCAATTATGTCAAACAAGGCATTACCGAATGGATTCATGGCTGGAAAAAGAAAAACTGGAAAGACGTTAAAAATCCGGATCTATGGCAAAAACTGGATGCCACCTGTCAAAGCCGCGATATTGAATGGCACTGGGTCAAAGGCCATGCCGGACATCCTGGCAATGAAATGGCCGATCAACTGGCCAACCAAGGCGCAGATGAAACCTTGAAAAAATCCAAATCAGTTACTGCAATCACTGAAAATAAAAAAAAATCTGAACCTGACTGGCTTCTAGACGACCCTTTTGGGCTTGATCTTGTCGATAGCGAAGAAGAACTCGAAGAGAGCATGGAAATGGCCGAAGAAGAAATGGAACAGACTGAAAATTTAGAAACAACTGAAAATACCGATGAGTCTGCTTCAGTCACTTCAGATTCAACCGAACTACATCCGCAAATTGTGATTACACCGCCGACCTTAGAGCTGCATGGCCCCCGTCAATTGATTCTGGATACGGAAACCACCGGTTTCTATTATCAGGATGGTGACCGGATCATTGAGGTGGGTGCGATCGAAATGATTAACCGGAAACTTACCGGCAGCTCAATCCATATTTATATCAATCCGAAAAAACCGGTTGGCGATTCGGTGAATGTCCACGGTATTACCGACGAGTTCCTGCAAGACAAGCCGCTGTTTGAGGAAATCTCACAGGTACTGTTTGACTATCTGCAAGGTGCCGAAATTATTGCGCATAACGCGACCTTCGATATGAACTTCCTGGATATGGAATTCAAGCGCGCAGGTTTTGTCGCGCTTTCTGAAGTTTGTGAAGTGACCGATACCCTGGCAATGGCCAAATCCAAGCATCCGGGACAGAAAAACTCTCTGGACGCCCTCGTCCGTCGTTATGAAATTCCACAGCGTGACCGTACCTTCCACGGTGCCTTGCTCGATGCGGAAATTCTGTCCGATGTTTATCTGGCCATGACCGGTGGACAGGTCTCTTTTGATATGGATGCCCTGTCACATACCGAAGAACAAGGCGGCAGTTCAGGCACTGTAAAAATCGAAATTGAATTGCCTGTGATTCTTCCATCAGATGAAGAACTTGCCGAACATGAGAAATGGGTCAAACAATTTGAAGAAAAGCATGGAACGCCTTGCCTTTTTGCCAAATAA
- a CDS encoding lytic transglycosylase produces MYKPTAILWQPALPAFLKFSVLGTALASLGLTGCSSTQSATQKASSKQVGSQYLDASSLDGLEDLLSATDMRAVEGDRLLILKHGDIWKRMTVGFKMDLNTWNPRIDAQRGWFISRQPYLDRLSARASRYLYYTVKEAERRGMPTELALLPIIESSYDPAATSSAAAAGLWQFIPSTGRIYGLKQTSLYDGRRDVVESTRAAYEFLGSLYNQFGSWELALASYNAGPGRIQQAINRNKAAGLPTDYWSLKLPQETMNYVPRFLAVAQIVKNPGTYGVSLPPIANRPHFREVTVGAANLNEIASITGLSRAELYQLNPGHRGDRIDPESPRRILIPADLSPSIDEKLKKLQSSSSGLWAGTVSNSPKTTTTVTPKPTVAPASTSTTIVPAKQTPPVLATTTAKTATATKAPTATTTPKPATTVPAAVSTTTTPNLAAQTTKRVSTPRGSEALAEFAVKSELPIPSAPRIPVAVTPVASVKPIQVEPPITAAERQQIQKVVSAEEINKTVDELLQPVATAAEQAQVIEELKALAPAGTEIVDPYDGKIKLTAIQTSQSIAEQQGKELTKGFSYPKEVAVNTSADSVEARLNQGKNYVKTDSEVVVVAPKGKRSTYKVLPGDNLALIAAKNGVNWRDVAKWNQIDPNSTLYVGTTIYLYDAKPVQEAPKAKEKPESYVVQANDSLTSVASQFGLSVKQLADYNDLSTTSGLFVGQKLSLKESASKAKAEDSKKAETAKVQTKSYTVKRGEYLKLIADRYALSNAELAALTPGLTAGSSLMVGQKINVPLNEVEELTASSKKTEKVEQKFENVKVDHTPTENYQVKRGETLYSIANQSKLTVSELAALNGLSASSGLRIGQTIKIPAGSQVPDSYTVQSGDTLTGIAAKYNLSMDQIANLNNISRSANLRVGQHLKLSGSPEPVQEVVTETQEKNVKSDTHIVKSGETLSSIARQYHLQLRYLADLNGLNTNSNVRIGQRLKINEDIQIAKKEPALKVATKSASSKATESYTVKSGESLIAIANRVGVPVTDLASLNNLSPRAGLRVGQTLQLPKLVTEYKVKRGDTLIGLASRYGMATNELAEMNELKPNTQLRIGDVIKVPN; encoded by the coding sequence ATGTATAAACCAACCGCAATTTTGTGGCAGCCCGCATTACCAGCATTTTTAAAATTTTCTGTACTTGGAACGGCTCTCGCTTCCTTGGGACTGACGGGCTGTTCTTCTACACAAAGTGCGACCCAGAAAGCGTCAAGCAAGCAGGTTGGCTCACAATATCTAGATGCAAGCAGTTTGGATGGGCTGGAAGATTTACTTTCTGCAACGGATATGCGTGCGGTTGAAGGTGACCGTTTACTGATTTTGAAGCATGGTGATATCTGGAAACGGATGACCGTGGGTTTCAAGATGGATCTGAATACCTGGAATCCGCGTATTGATGCACAGCGTGGCTGGTTTATTTCCCGTCAGCCGTATCTGGACCGCCTGAGTGCCCGTGCATCACGCTATTTATATTATACGGTGAAAGAAGCAGAGCGTCGTGGCATGCCTACGGAACTGGCTTTATTACCGATTATTGAAAGTTCTTATGACCCGGCGGCGACCAGTAGTGCAGCAGCGGCAGGTTTATGGCAGTTTATTCCGAGTACTGGCCGTATTTATGGTCTGAAACAAACCTCACTTTACGATGGCCGTCGTGATGTCGTTGAGTCGACCCGTGCGGCTTATGAGTTTCTAGGCAGCCTATATAACCAGTTTGGTTCGTGGGAATTGGCTTTGGCCTCTTATAATGCCGGTCCAGGCCGTATCCAGCAGGCGATTAACCGTAATAAGGCCGCAGGTTTACCTACCGATTACTGGTCCTTGAAACTGCCTCAGGAAACCATGAACTATGTACCGCGTTTCCTGGCAGTTGCGCAGATTGTGAAAAATCCGGGTACTTATGGCGTGAGTTTGCCACCGATTGCCAACCGTCCTCACTTCCGTGAAGTGACTGTGGGTGCAGCCAATTTAAATGAGATTGCATCGATTACGGGTTTAAGCCGTGCTGAACTGTATCAGCTTAACCCGGGACATCGTGGTGACCGTATTGATCCTGAAAGTCCACGCCGTATTTTGATTCCGGCTGACTTAAGTCCATCGATTGATGAAAAACTGAAAAAACTGCAGTCGAGCTCAAGCGGCTTATGGGCAGGTACTGTCAGTAACTCGCCTAAAACGACCACTACAGTAACTCCAAAGCCAACTGTAGCACCAGCATCAACCAGTACCACCATCGTACCTGCCAAGCAGACTCCACCGGTGCTTGCAACTACGACTGCTAAGACTGCAACAGCAACTAAAGCTCCAACTGCGACCACAACACCTAAACCAGCCACGACTGTACCAGCAGCAGTGTCAACCACGACGACACCAAATTTAGCTGCACAAACCACCAAACGGGTCAGCACGCCACGTGGTTCCGAAGCACTTGCTGAATTTGCTGTAAAAAGTGAATTGCCTATTCCAAGCGCGCCACGTATTCCGGTTGCTGTGACGCCAGTGGCTTCGGTGAAGCCTATCCAGGTCGAGCCACCAATTACCGCAGCTGAACGTCAGCAAATCCAGAAAGTGGTGTCAGCAGAAGAAATTAATAAAACTGTGGATGAGCTTTTACAACCTGTGGCGACTGCGGCTGAACAGGCACAGGTCATTGAAGAGCTGAAAGCACTGGCACCTGCAGGCACAGAAATTGTTGACCCTTATGATGGCAAGATCAAACTGACTGCAATTCAGACCAGTCAGTCTATTGCCGAGCAGCAGGGTAAGGAGCTGACCAAAGGATTCTCGTATCCGAAAGAAGTCGCTGTAAACACCAGTGCAGATTCAGTTGAAGCTCGACTCAATCAGGGCAAAAACTATGTAAAAACTGATTCAGAAGTCGTGGTTGTGGCACCGAAAGGTAAGCGCAGTACCTATAAGGTTTTACCGGGTGATAACCTGGCATTGATTGCAGCCAAAAATGGCGTGAACTGGCGTGATGTCGCGAAATGGAACCAGATTGATCCAAACTCTACATTATATGTGGGCACCACAATTTATCTCTATGATGCCAAGCCCGTGCAGGAAGCACCGAAAGCTAAAGAGAAACCGGAAAGCTATGTGGTTCAGGCCAATGATTCTTTGACCAGCGTTGCCAGCCAGTTCGGCCTGAGCGTTAAACAGTTGGCTGATTATAATGATCTGAGTACGACCAGCGGTTTATTTGTTGGGCAAAAGCTTTCCCTGAAAGAAAGTGCCAGCAAAGCGAAAGCTGAAGACAGTAAAAAAGCCGAAACTGCCAAAGTTCAGACCAAGTCCTATACCGTTAAACGTGGTGAGTATCTGAAATTGATTGCAGATCGCTACGCATTGTCGAATGCAGAACTTGCTGCACTAACTCCGGGTTTAACTGCGGGTAGCAGTTTGATGGTCGGACAGAAGATTAATGTTCCTCTTAATGAAGTTGAAGAACTGACTGCGAGCAGTAAGAAAACCGAAAAAGTCGAACAGAAGTTTGAGAACGTTAAGGTTGATCATACGCCAACAGAAAACTATCAGGTCAAACGTGGTGAAACCCTGTACAGCATTGCCAATCAAAGTAAATTGACGGTATCTGAACTGGCAGCGTTAAATGGCCTGTCTGCAAGCAGTGGCTTACGCATTGGTCAAACCATCAAGATTCCGGCCGGTAGTCAGGTTCCTGACAGTTATACGGTTCAATCGGGTGATACGCTGACCGGGATTGCAGCAAAATATAATCTGTCGATGGATCAAATTGCTAACCTGAACAATATTTCCCGTAGTGCCAATCTGCGTGTGGGTCAGCATCTAAAATTATCTGGCAGTCCTGAACCTGTGCAGGAAGTGGTCACCGAGACTCAGGAAAAGAATGTTAAATCAGATACTCACATCGTGAAATCTGGTGAAACCTTAAGCTCGATTGCCCGCCAATATCATCTGCAATTACGCTATCTGGCAGACTTGAATGGTTTGAATACCAATAGCAATGTGCGGATTGGACAGCGTTTAAAAATTAATGAAGATATTCAGATCGCCAAAAAAGAGCCAGCATTGAAAGTCGCAACAAAATCTGCATCTTCTAAGGCGACAGAATCCTATACGGTAAAATCCGGGGAATCTCTGATTGCGATTGCCAATCGTGTAGGAGTACCCGTTACTGATCTGGCGAGCCTGAACAATCTTAGTCCACGTGCCGGTTTACGTGTGGGCCAAACGCTTCAGCTTCCAAAACTTGTCACTGAATACAAGGTGAAGCGTGGCGATACCTTGATCGGCCTGGCATCCCGTTATGGTATGGCAACCAATGAACTGGCAGAAATGAATGAACTGAAACCCAATACTCAATTGCGTATTGGTGATGTGATTAAGGTTCCAAACTAA
- a CDS encoding extracellular solute-binding protein produces MFNPVHILWILAAPWIISSSGAAVITTPYIALHSVPKYAQAKSLPYANPQAPKGGVLIQAADGSFDNLNSMNGKGNVTEGINYIFDSLMSKSLDEPGVYYPLLAEKVSFDPKQTAYIIFHLNPKARFSNGQPVTAKDVKYSFDLYQTQSNFGLQMYLADIKKTEVLSPSKVKISFKSRHNPEMAMIVTQMPIYSQQEWQKRNFKDINLKPILGSGPYVIERIDAGRSISYKRNPYYWGKDLLVNRGRYNFDRIQYRYYRSPEIKFEAFKSGQFTLHEEKQVNRWVSDYRFPAVQQGQIKTYRFQHHNPIPTQSLIFNTRRQPFADIRFRQALTLAYDFEWLNKALFHGEYQRLNSFFSNSELASTSKPSAQELEILQPNLSKLHPVQRQAILQDWHYPQSDASGFNRKNLLQARQILLNAGYRYQQGKLVTAQGKPVQIEFLLHQAAQQRHLMPYLRHLKRLGIQAHIRMVETAQYYERLRNYQFDMIMDTMPQSLTPGQEQKQFWGSEAARQPGNYNYAGIQNPVIDRVIDQVVQAQSREQLIYSTRALDRLLRAGYYHIPTYGTGEYWYAYWNMYRQPKIKPKLSAGIDYWWVDTAKARQVAPYLKYR; encoded by the coding sequence TTGTTTAATCCCGTCCATATCTTATGGATTCTTGCTGCCCCCTGGATCATCAGTTCCAGCGGGGCAGCAGTCATTACGACGCCTTATATTGCACTGCATAGTGTACCCAAATATGCACAGGCTAAATCTCTGCCTTATGCCAATCCGCAAGCGCCCAAAGGTGGTGTCCTGATTCAGGCAGCCGATGGCAGTTTTGATAATCTGAACAGTATGAATGGTAAGGGGAATGTCACTGAAGGGATTAATTATATTTTTGACAGCCTCATGTCAAAATCCCTGGATGAACCCGGCGTTTATTATCCCTTGCTGGCGGAGAAAGTCAGTTTTGACCCAAAGCAGACTGCTTATATAATTTTCCATTTAAATCCTAAAGCCAGATTCAGTAATGGTCAGCCAGTGACGGCTAAGGATGTAAAATACAGTTTTGATCTGTACCAGACCCAGTCTAATTTCGGCTTGCAGATGTATCTGGCAGATATTAAAAAAACCGAAGTCCTTTCACCTTCAAAAGTTAAGATTAGTTTTAAATCTCGCCATAATCCGGAAATGGCGATGATTGTGACGCAAATGCCGATCTATTCTCAGCAGGAGTGGCAAAAGCGCAACTTCAAGGACATTAACCTGAAACCGATCTTGGGTTCTGGGCCCTATGTGATTGAACGTATTGATGCAGGACGCAGTATTTCCTATAAACGTAATCCATATTACTGGGGTAAAGACCTGTTAGTTAATCGCGGCCGTTATAATTTTGATCGCATACAGTATCGCTATTACCGTAGTCCGGAAATCAAGTTTGAGGCATTTAAATCTGGCCAGTTTACGCTGCATGAAGAAAAACAGGTCAACCGCTGGGTAAGTGATTATCGGTTTCCTGCGGTACAGCAAGGCCAAATCAAAACCTATCGTTTTCAGCATCACAATCCGATTCCTACACAAAGCCTGATTTTTAATACGCGACGTCAGCCCTTTGCTGATATTCGCTTCCGGCAAGCTTTAACTCTGGCCTATGATTTTGAATGGCTAAATAAAGCCTTGTTTCATGGAGAATATCAGCGTCTGAACAGCTTTTTTAGTAATAGTGAACTGGCATCTACAAGCAAGCCGAGTGCTCAGGAGCTGGAAATATTACAGCCAAATTTATCAAAATTGCATCCGGTGCAACGTCAGGCGATATTACAGGATTGGCATTATCCGCAATCAGATGCCTCCGGGTTTAACCGCAAAAATTTATTACAGGCGCGACAAATTTTATTGAATGCCGGTTACCGTTATCAGCAGGGGAAACTGGTGACTGCTCAAGGTAAACCTGTACAGATTGAATTTCTGTTGCATCAGGCTGCACAGCAGCGTCATCTGATGCCTTATCTACGGCATTTGAAACGTTTAGGAATTCAGGCTCACATTCGGATGGTGGAAACGGCTCAGTATTATGAGCGACTAAGAAATTATCAGTTTGATATGATTATGGATACCATGCCGCAATCGCTGACACCGGGGCAGGAACAGAAACAGTTTTGGGGCAGTGAGGCGGCACGTCAGCCTGGCAATTATAATTATGCCGGTATTCAAAATCCGGTGATTGATCGGGTAATTGATCAGGTGGTTCAGGCACAAAGCCGGGAGCAGCTGATTTATAGTACCCGAGCTTTAGATCGTTTATTGCGAGCCGGTTATTATCATATTCCGACCTATGGTACGGGTGAATACTGGTATGCTTACTGGAATATGTATCGGCAGCCCAAGATCAAGCCCAAGCTTTCTGCGGGTATTGATTACTGGTGGGTGGATACAGCTAAAGCCAGACAAGTGGCACCGTACTTAAAATATCGCTAG
- the yejB gene encoding microcin C ABC transporter permease YejB: MSTYIVKRLLLMIPTLLMVLLINFVVIQLAPGGPVEQAIYQSQHANNLAIGGLQYQGQQGLTPEMLEQIKIQYGFDQPVHLRFWEMLKSYAQFDLGQSFFKGQAVTELIWEKLPVSLSLGFWSTLLIYLVSIPLGIQKAKKHGSLFDQTTSLLLAVGYAIPAFIFAILLIVFFAGGSYLQWFPLQGLSSENFDELSFFGKIQDYFWHMALPLLAMVLGGFARLTYLVKFSFMEELSKHYVLAAKAKGLQERAVLYRHVLRNAVLVLIAGLPEALLGILFVGNLFIEIIFNLDGLGMLGFEAILQRDYPVIFGTLFIFTLLGLVLRLISDVLYRVIDPRIHFDSRGLK; this comes from the coding sequence ATGAGCACTTATATCGTCAAACGTTTGCTTCTTATGATTCCGACATTATTGATGGTTTTACTGATCAATTTTGTGGTGATTCAGCTTGCACCGGGTGGTCCAGTGGAACAGGCTATCTATCAGTCACAGCATGCAAATAATTTGGCGATCGGTGGCTTACAATATCAGGGACAGCAAGGCCTGACCCCTGAAATGCTGGAACAGATCAAAATTCAGTATGGATTTGATCAGCCGGTTCATTTACGGTTCTGGGAAATGTTAAAAAGCTATGCTCAGTTTGATTTGGGCCAGAGCTTTTTTAAAGGCCAAGCTGTGACTGAACTGATCTGGGAAAAACTGCCAGTTTCACTGTCTCTAGGTTTCTGGAGTACCTTGCTCATTTATCTGGTTTCTATTCCTCTTGGCATCCAGAAAGCCAAAAAGCATGGCAGTCTGTTTGATCAAACGACGTCTTTGCTGCTGGCTGTGGGCTATGCCATTCCAGCCTTTATCTTTGCCATTTTGCTGATTGTATTTTTTGCAGGTGGTTCCTATCTGCAATGGTTTCCTTTACAAGGATTAAGCTCGGAAAATTTTGATGAATTATCTTTCTTTGGAAAAATTCAGGATTATTTCTGGCATATGGCTTTGCCGCTACTGGCTATGGTACTCGGTGGTTTTGCACGGCTGACTTATCTGGTGAAATTTTCCTTTATGGAAGAACTCAGTAAACACTATGTACTGGCAGCAAAAGCGAAGGGACTACAGGAAAGGGCAGTACTCTATCGGCATGTACTGCGCAATGCAGTGCTGGTGTTGATCGCTGGATTGCCAGAAGCTTTGCTCGGTATTTTATTTGTCGGGAACCTGTTTATTGAAATCATCTTTAATCTGGATGGTTTGGGCATGCTGGGATTTGAAGCGATTCTGCAGCGGGATTATCCGGTCATTTTTGGAACTTTGTTTATTTTTACTTTATTGGGCTTGGTGCTACGTTTGATCAGTGATGTGCTGTATCGGGTAATTGATCCCCGGATTCATTTCGATTCGCGAGGATTGAAATAA
- a CDS encoding ABC transporter permease, whose translation MSPMLRASLQRFKNNKTGFACCIAFVIIFILSLGAELIANDKPLLIKYEDSYYLPVIKSYPETTFGGVFETEAEYQDPAVQQLINAKGWAIWPVIRFAYDTPNLTLDIPVPSAPSQQNWLGTDDQGRDVLARILYGLRISLLFGFALTLLSAGLGVLVGAVQGYYGGWIDLIGQRALEVWSSLPMLFMVMILVSVFSPNIYWLFVIMLFFGWTTLVSMVRAEFLRARNLEYVWAAKSIGAGHGRIMFRHILPNVMGSSLSQLPFMLTANISALTALDFLGYGLPPETASLGELLLQGKNNLNAPWLALSGFLTLAIVLSLLIYIGEAIRDAFDPKI comes from the coding sequence ATGTCACCAATGCTACGCGCCAGCCTGCAACGTTTTAAAAATAATAAAACCGGATTTGCCTGCTGCATTGCCTTTGTCATTATTTTTATCTTGTCACTTGGTGCTGAGCTGATCGCTAACGATAAGCCTTTACTGATCAAGTATGAGGACTCCTATTATCTGCCAGTAATAAAGTCATATCCTGAAACGACTTTTGGGGGTGTCTTTGAAACTGAAGCCGAGTATCAGGATCCTGCGGTACAGCAGCTGATTAATGCCAAAGGCTGGGCAATCTGGCCAGTGATCCGTTTTGCATATGACACCCCCAATTTGACACTCGATATTCCAGTGCCTTCAGCACCAAGCCAACAAAATTGGCTGGGGACCGATGATCAAGGACGTGATGTGCTAGCACGGATTTTATATGGTCTGCGTATTTCCTTGCTGTTTGGCTTTGCACTGACTTTGCTGTCGGCAGGATTAGGTGTGCTGGTCGGTGCAGTTCAAGGCTATTATGGTGGCTGGATTGACCTGATCGGACAACGTGCACTTGAGGTCTGGAGCAGCCTGCCGATGCTGTTTATGGTCATGATTCTGGTCAGTGTGTTTAGTCCGAATATTTACTGGCTATTTGTGATCATGCTATTTTTTGGCTGGACAACACTGGTGTCGATGGTGCGCGCTGAATTTTTACGGGCCAGAAATCTGGAATATGTCTGGGCAGCGAAAAGTATTGGTGCAGGGCATGGCCGGATCATGTTCAGGCATATTTTACCCAATGTGATGGGTTCCAGCCTGTCACAACTACCTTTTATGCTGACTGCCAATATTAGCGCACTAACTGCACTGGACTTTTTAGGTTATGGTTTGCCACCCGAAACCGCTTCTCTAGGTGAATTATTACTGCAGGGTAAAAATAATCTCAATGCGCCGTGGTTGGCTTTATCCGGGTTTCTGACTTTAGCCATTGTCTTGTCTTTACTCATCTATATCGGTGAAGCCATCCGGGATGCTTTCGATCCCAAAATTTAA
- a CDS encoding NADH:flavin oxidoreductase/NADH oxidase family protein produces MTQLADSIQIRNTQFKNRIIKGAMSEALANDAGQPNQAHLKLYEAWAKGGLGCAITGNVMVDFRAKNEPGVVVVETERDLEKLKAWANVGKRHGMVQLVQLSHPGRQCPKGLNKETVAPSAVPFSPALAMSFGTPRELREDEILDIIQRFATSAAICEKAGFEGVQLHGAHGYLISQFLSPLTNKRQDQWGGSIENRSRFLLEAYKAVRAATSENFIISVKLNSADFQRGGISEEDVIYVFKAMDAVGIDMIEVSGGTYEAPAMAGVKAEKRKASTVAREAYFLDFAEKIRQEVNCYLMVTGGFRTAVGMNAALDSGACDFVGIARPFAVEPDLGNRLVAGQDVRYAVEKIKTGIPMIDKMAIMEIIWYAAQFKEIAKGNRPNPKLSPLKVFLNYVKGNVKAVIKGQINSRKSA; encoded by the coding sequence ATGACACAATTGGCCGATTCCATCCAGATCCGTAATACCCAGTTTAAAAACCGTATCATTAAAGGTGCCATGAGTGAGGCGTTGGCCAATGATGCAGGCCAACCCAATCAGGCCCATTTAAAGTTGTATGAGGCGTGGGCCAAAGGTGGTTTAGGCTGTGCGATTACGGGTAATGTCATGGTGGATTTTCGTGCCAAGAATGAACCGGGTGTGGTCGTGGTAGAAACTGAACGTGATCTGGAAAAGTTAAAAGCTTGGGCGAATGTCGGCAAACGTCATGGCATGGTGCAACTGGTACAGTTGTCTCATCCTGGACGTCAATGCCCGAAAGGCTTGAATAAAGAAACCGTAGCGCCTTCAGCTGTGCCTTTTAGTCCGGCACTGGCGATGAGTTTCGGTACGCCACGTGAACTGCGTGAAGATGAAATTTTAGATATTATCCAGCGCTTTGCGACTTCAGCTGCCATTTGTGAAAAGGCGGGATTTGAAGGCGTGCAGTTACATGGGGCGCATGGTTATCTAATTAGCCAGTTTTTATCGCCCCTGACCAATAAGCGCCAAGACCAGTGGGGTGGCAGTATTGAAAACCGCAGCCGATTTTTGCTAGAAGCCTATAAGGCGGTACGTGCAGCAACTTCAGAGAATTTTATCATTTCAGTGAAATTAAACTCGGCAGACTTTCAGCGCGGTGGCATTAGTGAAGAAGACGTTATTTATGTTTTTAAGGCGATGGATGCAGTCGGGATCGATATGATTGAAGTTTCTGGCGGAACCTATGAAGCACCTGCAATGGCCGGAGTAAAAGCAGAGAAACGTAAAGCATCAACGGTTGCCCGCGAAGCCTATTTCCTCGATTTTGCCGAAAAGATCCGTCAGGAAGTTAATTGTTATTTAATGGTAACGGGGGGCTTCCGTACCGCAGTGGGTATGAATGCAGCCCTTGACAGCGGTGCATGTGATTTTGTCGGTATTGCACGTCCATTTGCGGTCGAGCCTGATCTGGGTAACCGTCTGGTGGCTGGACAGGATGTACGTTATGCAGTGGAGAAAATTAAAACCGGTATTCCAATGATCGATAAAATGGCGATTATGGAAATCATTTGGTATGCCGCACAATTTAAAGAAATTGCCAAAGGTAATCGACCAAATCCAAAACTGTCGCCTTTAAAGGTATTTTTAAATTACGTAAAAGGTAATGTGAAAGCTGTGATTAAAGGTCAGATCAATTCACGTAAATCGGCTTAA